The Cellvibrio zantedeschiae genomic sequence CACATTGACCACGGTAAATCCACCATCGCTGACCGCTTTATCCAAATGTGCGGTGGCTTGAGTGACCGTGAAATGGAGGCGCAAGTCCTTGATTCTATGGATCTTGAGCGTGAGCGTGGTATTACTATCAAAGCCCATAGCGTGACCTTGCATTACAAGGCGCGCGATGGCAAAACCTACCAGCTTAATTTTATTGATACCCCCGGCCACGTGGACTTTACCTATGAGGTATCTCGCTCCCTTGCCGCTTGCGAAGGTGCGTTGCTTGTAGTGGACGCAGGCCAAGGTGTGGAAGCCCAATCCGTAGCTAACTGCTACACCGCTATTGAACAAGGTCTGGAAGTTATCCCTGTTCTAAACAAGATGGATCTGCCGCAAGCCGAGCCAGACCGTGTTGCGCAGGAAATCGAAGATATTATTGGTATCGATGCTACCGAAGCTGTGCGTTGCTCGGCCAAATCCGGTATGGGTATGGAAGATGTGTTGGAAGAACTGGTTCGTCTGGTTCCGCCGCCGGAAGGCGATGTTGATGCGCCGCTACAAGCACTGATTATTGATTCCTGGTTCGATAACTACCTCGGCGTGGTGTCCTTGGTTCGCGTAAAACAAGGCACGCTGAAGCTCAAAGACAAAATCATCGCCAAGACTATTGGCAAGCCCCAAATTGTTGATGGTGTAGGTGTATTCAGCCCCAAGCTGACCCAATTAAAAGAACTCAAAGCTGGCGAAGTGGGCTTTGTAGTTGCCGGCATTAAAGACATTCAAGGCGCGCCCGTGGGCGATACCATTACCCATGCGCAGACGCCAGAAGTGGAGTCACTTGCTGGTTTCCAGAAGATCAAACCGCAGGTCTATGCGGGAATGTTCCCCATTAGCTCGGACGACTTCGAAGACTTCCGCGATGCTTTGGCAAAGTTGACCTTGAACGATGCCTCCCTGTTTTATGAGCCCGAAAGCTCAGATGCCTTGGGTTTCGGCTTCCGTGTTGGCTTCCTTGGCATGCTTCACATGGAAATCATCCAGGAACGTCTTGAGCGTGAATACGATCTGGATTTGATTACCACTGCGCCCACGGTAGTTTACGAAATTGAAAAGCGCGGCGGTGAGGTTATCTATGTTGATAACCCGTCCAAACTGCCTGACCCGGGTTCCATTCAAGAAATGCGCGAGCCTATAGTGGAAGCCAATATTTTGGTGCCACAGGAGCATTTAGGTAATGTCATTACTTTGTGTATCG encodes the following:
- the lepA gene encoding translation elongation factor 4, with amino-acid sequence MTDLSHIRNFSIIAHIDHGKSTIADRFIQMCGGLSDREMEAQVLDSMDLERERGITIKAHSVTLHYKARDGKTYQLNFIDTPGHVDFTYEVSRSLAACEGALLVVDAGQGVEAQSVANCYTAIEQGLEVIPVLNKMDLPQAEPDRVAQEIEDIIGIDATEAVRCSAKSGMGMEDVLEELVRLVPPPEGDVDAPLQALIIDSWFDNYLGVVSLVRVKQGTLKLKDKIIAKTIGKPQIVDGVGVFSPKLTQLKELKAGEVGFVVAGIKDIQGAPVGDTITHAQTPEVESLAGFQKIKPQVYAGMFPISSDDFEDFRDALAKLTLNDASLFYEPESSDALGFGFRVGFLGMLHMEIIQERLEREYDLDLITTAPTVVYEIEKRGGEVIYVDNPSKLPDPGSIQEMREPIVEANILVPQEHLGNVITLCIDKRGVQKDLQFTGSQVRVRYEMPMNEVVTDFFDRLKSVSRGYASLDYSFVRFDAANLVRLDVLINGEKVDALAIIVHRDKAQRMGHSLTEKMKELIPRQMYDVAIQAAIGGQICARSTVKALRKDVTAKCYGGDASRKKKLLEKQKAGKKRMKQVGSVEIPQAAFFAVLKIDS